One genomic window of Mercenaria mercenaria strain notata chromosome 2, MADL_Memer_1, whole genome shotgun sequence includes the following:
- the LOC123563901 gene encoding L-xylulose reductase-like: MPFDFNGKKVLVTGAGGGIGRALAIALNEAGCKVYALSRTKSTLDSLVAEHPKIVPIIADVSNWNDTRRKLEDLEPLDGLVNNAGILEEMCPAIDCPKDNIVTVLNTNLLGAINCAQVVAKKMIDSKVKGSIVNISSVAGIGAFPTNLSYNVSKAGLDMVTKQFALELGPYQIRVNSVNPTLVMTPLVTNLKEGLAYEKVFNARTPMSRVAKVEEIVGPILYLLSDYSSMVSGQMHPVDGGLLSNIAVKV; this comes from the coding sequence ATGCCTTTCGATTTTAATGGCAAGAAAGTTCTTGTTACGGGAGCTGGAGGAGGGATCGGACGTGCTTTAGCTATAGCTCTAAATGAAGCTGGTTGTAAGGTTTATGCTCTCAGTCGTACCAAGTCTACTCTCGACTCTTTAGTAGCTGAGCATCCTAAGATTGTTCCAATTATTGCTGACGTATCCAACTGGAATGATACCAGAAGAAAGCTTGAAGATTTAGAACCGCTCGATGGTTTGGTCAACAACGCCGGGATCCTTGAAGAGATGTGTCCTGCAATAGATTGTCCAAAAGACAATATCGTTACAGTATTGAACACTAATTTGCTGGGCGCAATAAATTGTGCACAAGTAGTTGCGAAGAAAATGATTGATTCAAAAGTAAAAGGATCTATCGTGAATATTTCAAGTGTGGCCGGAATAGGTGCGTTTCCTACTAACTTGTCGTACAATGTTTCAAAAGCAGGACTGGACATGGTAACAAAGCAATTTGCACTTGAACTTGGACCATACCAGATAAGGGTGAACTCAGTCAATCCTACGCTTGTCATGACACCCCTAGTTACAAATCTAAAGGAAGGATTGGCGTACGAAAAGGTTTTCAATGCCAGGACACCAATGAGTAGAGTTGCAAAGGTGGAGGAAATTGTTGGGCCGATATTATACCTTCTAAGTGACTATTCAAGTATGGTTAGCGGTCAGATGCACCCAGTTGACGGGGGACTGCTGTCCAATATAGCAGTCAAAGTATAA